AAGGTGACCGCTAAATTCAAGTGTGTTGTTCGAGTGGTAGCAGCAATGCCATACCTAGCTAAAAATCTGTTGTCTAGTATTGGGAAATATAGAATGCAGCTAACATTAGAGGATTCAACGGCTAGAGTTCATGCTTTTGTTACTGGCAAGGATGGGGTTAGATCAAATTTTAACTTGTCTGTTGATTTTAGGATTCTCGGCACCAATTACACTCCATGCACTTATAGTTTTTACTCAAATGATGTTACACTTTACTATTTAGTTGCTGTTACTGTTTTCAATTTGTATTCTTGGCATTTATTTGCACTAGACATACAAACAAAGATTACAATTTTGcctaattattttgttatttgtttgtGTTCAGTTTAGCTAATCCTTTTTCCTGTTCTTGTCATCATGATAAATGGCAGGAGACCCTTTTTGATGGTTACCCAAGCATTGATGAGTTGACAAGGAAGCTAAATAGATTACTTGGAGTAACTGGGATAAAGGATGCTCCAAGAGATCCACCATGGGTTAGTGTTTGTCTCAAGTCATATTATGTCTCCAAAACTGATGTATGGGGCAGTAGAAACTTCAAAATATTTGGCATCAAAATAGTAGGCGATACGTGACATCCTTTTAAAGGCAATACGTGGTAGGATGTGTTTATAGGTATTCtaggaaatgcaactatattTTGTCGAGAAAGATATAATATGTTAATGTACATAGATATCCTGGAAACTCATTTTTTGTTATCTTCGAGGGCTCTCATGCTGTATCTTGAATGTAAATGTGTAGATGAACAAATtacattatatatgtatattttggtGAGAAATGTGCTCATGGACGTATGTAagtatttaatatgattatttttaggATTATTCATTACCTAATTGTCTCATTGACTTGAATCGGtataaagttaattttgataattcaaatttagaaattataattttattttgggtctATTGAAATATGTTCACCAAATAGGCCAATATCATTGTcacaaatattttgaattttaatttcaaatgaaTGAACCTAGCAAATTTTCGAGTTGGACAAATAAATCCGTCCGACAAACATCTCTATAAATAttactaaataatttgaatgtaaataATGTAGATGAATTACGCAAATTTCTATGATAACATGATACCATAAACGCAGACTTAATTAGCAAAATGGATCCTTGTCATCTGAAGTGGAAACTTGAAATCAGTGTCAATCGTTAAACaatccatttatttattttcgggATTGAAATCAGAGCCAATCGAAAGTACTtttgaactaaaataaaatctgtgCTGGTTAGTGAAATTTCTCTGTAAAGTTCAAATAAAAGACAAAACCTTACAACTCGGCTCTCATTTTGGAGGTTAAATGAACTGGTGCGAAAGGAGTGTTCCTACCTATCTACAAATGCACTTATTTCCACCGCTATACAAGTGTTGTTCCCCTAAGGTACAAATTTGGCCTATAACTAGATGGGAGCGGCGGGTACACCAAGCTCATTGGGGTGATTTGGCTGAGCCACCTCTCCAGCTGCAACAGCAGCTTGCCTTCGTTGCCTCTCACGGAGATACAGCACAGTTAGGAGGCATACAAAGAGGGTCAGAATTGTAGCATTCCCCTCCTCCAAAAGCACATTCTCCACCCAAGCTTCTAATTTAGGATACAGCTCTGGCAATGAATCAATCACCTGTACCTAATAAAACAATAAGCACACTGCAATCAGGATCTAGAACAGTGAGAAATCTTGCTGCAAGTTACGGATTAcagaaaatagtttaaaataatgacagattaatgaaagaaattaacattttatcATCTTCAATCAgtgaaaaatacttaaatataataaCTGTTGTGTGGCTGAATCCTAGTGCCATATATCCAATaaaattgaaagaagaaaaaaagttggaAGTGATGAGTATCTCTACACAATATTAAACAAAGTATAACCCAAATATGCCAGTTGTTGTCTAATACATTGGAGATAATACGGTGACATGCATATAAAAGGCAAAAATCCAAGCTTTGCTGAAGAAATATAAGCTGCTCGATCGGCCATTTATTAAGATTTTTGTGTAATTAGTGATAATATATTATCAATGTATTTAAACACTGTCAACTTGCACTTATTGTTTGTAAGTATGCAGTGTATATATATCCtccaagaagaataaaaaaaaaactatggagTGTAGCAGTAGGTAAATCAAAGAAACTCACCACGAAACTGTCAGCATAGTTCTTACGAACCCACAAGCTTGAAAGAGCCAGTGTGACCGGCAACTTTGCTGCAGGATCATGGTCTAGAGCTTCATCATAGTAACGCTTGGCTAGATGAAGGTCAAATGGAAGTCCTTGGCCATGCTCATGCATGTATCCAAGATTGAACATGGCTTGTGCATTCGATTGTGATTTAGCATGCATATAAGCCTCAGCAGCTCGCTCATAATCCCTGGCAGTACCCTGACAGAAGGGGGGGAAAAACACGAGAAAGTGAAAAGGTGTAGTAGGCAAAAGAGAGCACAATGGCCAATAAATTGAATTCACAGCATTGCGCATCGTCAAACCACATACCCGACCATAGTAATACGCATCTCCAATGAGTAAAGCAGCATGTTCATTACCCTGCTCAGAAGCTTGCCACCACAGAGAATGTGCCCGCTGATGCCTTTCTGCATCAGTGCAAAATCCAGATTCACCCATGCACATGCTACGTTCCCCATATTTGTCAAGAATCCAAGCAGCATTACTTTGTGCGACCTCATAGCCCATCTCAGCCATTCTTGAATACAACATAAATGCCTTGCCAATATCACCTTTTAAGTATGACTCTAGAGCCCATCTAGACAAAGAACTCCATGGACCCCGCTCTGCAACTAGTTTGTACAGTGCAGTTGCCTAAAACCACGAAAAATTAGCACATAAATTTGGTGGCAGAGGCATTAGATGATAGAATGAGTAGTcattaagaaataaaacattGATTGAAGTTAATTCAGGGGATGAAGAGTGGGGGGTGTTACCAAGGGAATATTCTTCTTGAAGCCAAGACCAGTATGGAAAATCTTAGCGAGCTGGTAGAAGGCCTTTGGTTGACCATGGTTAGCAGCGAGGACAAAGAACTTACAGGCGAGCTTAACATCCCTCTTGACTCCAATGCCCTTGAGATACATGACGCCGAGGTTGTAGTGGCCGCCAACCTCGTCATTATCTGCAGCCTTCTCAAAATACTCTTTGGCCTTGGTGTAGTTCTTTTGGTCAACTCCATAGCCTTTGACATACAAATAGCCCATCCCATTGTAAGCAGAATAGAGGTGGTGCCTGGAAGCAAGGGTCAGCCACTCCAATGCCTTGGTGTAGTTTCTCTCAACACCTGCTCCTCTGGCATAGATCTCTCCAAGGAGCTCCATGGATCGCGGCTCACCCTTCTCAACGGCCTTGAGAAACCACCAGAGGGCCTTGGAGTGGTCGCGCCTCAGTCCCCTGAGGCCAAAGTAGTAAAAGAGTCCAACTTTGTACATGGCAGCAGCATTCCCTTTCTGGGCCTGATACTCGAGTATCTGAAAGTCCTCATCCTCTTCCCCCTTCGATTTCCCAAGAGCCTCCTTGTTCTCTTCGGCCCCGTTGTGAAGCCTAACCGCCTCAATCACAGGGGACTCTTTCGATATCAGAAAGCTGTTCACAGCCACTTCAGCTAACTCCCCATACAGCTTTACACCTTTCTCCAACATGTCCTGCCTCGTGTAGCTGTAGGCCAATGCCATCTTCGATTGCATGTTGCCTCCCTCCGCGGCGAAGTGGTGGTACAGAAAGGCCTTCCCCTTGCTCCGCTCTCTAAAAAGCCCCATTTCCCACAAAAACCCTAGCACCGATTGCGCCGCAGGGTGCCCGCTCACGGCCAGGCCGGCGATCTCCTCGCCGGCGTCCTGGATCAGGGCGGGCTCGCCGGACATGAGCTTGTGGACGGCGGAGTAGTAGGCGGCGTCGGATTCGGGGAGGGGTTGGGGATCTCCGGCGGGAGGCTCGAAGATGGGGCGCCATGAGCCGGGGTCGAGGTCCTCCTCGGATTTGTGGGCGTCTCCGTGGGCGAACTCATCCCACTCGGCGGGCGAGTCGGGATCGGCGGGGGGGTCGTCCTTGTAGTCTTCCTGGGAGAGGATAAGGACGAAGGGGCGGGCGCCGACGGAGGCAGAGAGACTGAGGATGACAATCAGGAACAACAACTTGGGCTTGGGGCCAGCCATGGTCTTGTACGGATCGCAAACAATTCCCATATGCAATTTTATTCTTCAACTTCGCTTGCCACGTTTTCGCCTCCACTAGGAATTTGCCATGTCACCTTTCTCAAATTTCAGTTTCAGATTGACTTGTTATTTGCACCTATCAACAATTGAAAATTCTTAAATTCCCACGATGCCCAACAGAAAGACACTTCTTTTCTACTGGTGGGAGTGTAAAAATAATGCTGTGcaacaaaatcataattttattatatattttttcacacTCATATTGGTACAATAAAATTGTGATTCTATTATATAATTGGGTTTGTGAAAAAGtacataataaaatcatgatttcattaaatttttagaaataaaaaaaaagaaatcacaatttcatcttacaaattgtaaaaaaaaaaaaacttacacaaGGTAGGGATTCATGAGGTAAGGAGAAAAGATAgagaaagaggaaagaaaaaataaaaaagagataaagagaaaagatagggaaagaggaaaaggaaaaaagagtgaGGTAAGGAGAAAAGacaggaaaagaagaaagaaagaaaaggtgataaaaatgatgaatgtgaataatgaaagaaaaaatatttttgcataCATGATAACAACCAATAACAATTATGGAGGAGCTAATGTCAATTCCTATCACTTTAAGCTCGGTCAAGTCTTttgttggataaaaaaaaaaactcacccaAATCAACCCAACCCCTCTTTAACCAACTCAACTATAATAGTAACATACAAATCCTTCCCTAGAAAAAATATGGAAGAAGAAACTGAAAATGATTTGAATCTTCCTTCCAACActtttaaataatgatttttattttcggaaagcctaaaaatatttaaaaaaaaagataattcaaaGATAGACTAATGTGACTAAACGGAGTCTCTAAACTCGGTGGATCTTTAATATCAATCTAGTGTTATggaattaatttagttttgaaaCGTTGAGCAAGATAACAATGGCACGACGATGAATCTCCACtctaaattaaaatgtttgttttaattatttagaaatttgattgaatttttttggtTAGAAACTAGAAAATCTTTGAACGCTCTTGAGGATCGCTAACATTTGTTGATGGTGAAAATTAATAGTTGAAGTTCTGCAGCCTCATAAACTCTCTAAGCCCAACCATCCCATGGCTAAGAGGTTTCTTCAACTCAGTTCTTAGGTTAGGTTTCCTGTCCTAACTCCCAATTAAAATGCTGTCTTCACTTTTTAAGCAAGTCTTACTCATCTGAATACAAAGGTATAAAAAGAGAACACAATAAAGCAAGTATAACAATtaatatacttaaaaataagtctacatttttttataattaggacTTAAAAATACACTCATTTGttacaaagaataaaaaacgttataaatttttaacGTAATTAATAaactacataaaaaatataaatatgatttatttaaataatcatttaCATTATATAATCCCATGCATGGAAAATATAAAACTGAGTGAACTAACCCGTATACTAAAATGTGTCCCATCAACAACATGAAATAGGTTATTATTTAATCCACACAAATTCATGTTGATGAttaaaagtgtaattaaattttttaaaatagactcatttatgtataaaattttaaaaatagacttGCGCACGTGAAAATGTTTCCTAATCCCATGTActccttatttttaaaataagagtatgagttttttttaaaacttaaaatacttttaataaaataaataatcttcTGAATTTCTGGTATGTTTGCTTAAACTGATTTTgtttaagaaaacaattttatatttttttaagaagtaaatTCTATCTCTTTCTTAAGAAATCACTTTTTTAAACAGCATTTTTTGGaagcactttttctttttaattttaaacaaacggACCCTATATCAAAATACCCCATGTActttttatttgctttaaaGACATTcgtttaatgatttttttcttctttcaaagcATATTTTTAAAACCAACGAAAACTTTTCCCTATACTTTCTTTTTGTGAGAGTAACAATATATTTTGAGTATTAgtaattaatgtttatttatgttttttacttagatgaaaaataaaaatagcaaaatagtttagtatttatatttaacaaaacatGACATGTTGGTAAACAATAGCCAATATAACATCATGAGTctgtttttctataatttttcctttttctgtttGTCTTCTGCATTGCTCTTGATGCAAAACTTGAACCAAACAAGCTGTTTGTCTTCTAATTTGTAAGTGAAAACATAAAGCCCAAGTAACTCTCCCTCATGATGAGCAATGAAGGCATAATGGGACTCTGTCAAGCACTCTTGTCACACGGCCCAGTGCACATAATACCTTTCTTAATTCTTATGCATTCGCTGTCATACAAGTCTGAGTGTGGAAACTCCTTCATATATTCAATCTTGATTTTATATATCAAGAAAATCAGAAAAGTAATGACATAAACATTAAACAATTGAACACCAGAGatacatttaaatttaacaattcAGAAAATCTATCTAATAACTAATGCTGTTTTTTGAAAAGCCTATCTAATAACTAATGTAGTCATaatcaaaatacaaaatattgttcATAAATTTTTCTTCAACTTTTAGTCAAAAACTTCCCTGCAACTCTTAATCATAATAAAGTTTCCTTCCGCAAAAGATTCTTGATAATCATATCTTATTGCCtgaattaataaaacaaaaatatatgtcGACTATCGAGGGATGACAATAAGCTTCATTCAGTAATAAAATAGTTTCTAAGGAAGAACAAGCACCCCTGAAAGTTACTTATGCAAAGATCAATTTACGAACTTGAAAACATGCAAACACATGTTTAAAGAGTTTACATAAACTTTAAATATATGCCACTATGGCCAGATTAATTATCTTCTGATCCACGGTTTGGAGAAAAATCCATTACCGCTCTCCACGACTAATTGACGCATGTTAAGTTTGGTTCAAGATCTCTGCATATTTGGTCATCTTTATTCGATAAAACGCGTACATTAATTACAAGGATGTTACCACAACTCCCACACACtcacaaaattttgttattttgtcgAGGGAAAACTCCTTTAATTGATCAATGAACAAGCTATGGACTAATTCTAATTTCTAAAGTAACTTatgtttactaaaaaaaaaaaaaagaatccaaGAATTTCTACCCAATACAAATGAACATTCATGTTCATATAGGGGCTTCATAGAGTTTCATCAATGGTCTCCAGTGCCGGTCTCCAAGATCTCTGCTTGGAGTACCTTTTGACGGCTGGTTCTGGGTCCCTTACCACCTGAAGCTGATTATCAGCTTCTTCTAATCTCTTAAGCTCAGAAGGGAACATACAAAATTCACTAAACACTGGAAAAATCTTTCCCAAGTTGTTAAAACTTGCGTGCTTGGTAGCCCTGGATGCTTTGTAATTAAGAGAGCTCATTTCTTCATGGGTTAGCACAGAGAAGAGCAGCTCTATTGGTAGAAGGAAGTAGAATTTGCGCTTTTCAAGTTGGTCATCAGCTAGAAGCCCATGAATGCGATGTCCGACTTTGAGGTAGCTAGAGTCACAAACAAACTGTCCAGAGTATTCTAGCATCAGTTCTGCAGCTCTCATAGGTTTTGTGTAGGCCTCCAGCCTCCCATCTAAGAATAGGACCTTGAAGACCCCATTAGGTGTCAAGGAAGGAGTGCATGAAGCTACATTGCCCATTTCTCACCTTAGCAATCTTATTTGGCTAGTAGGTTATCAATGTGTCTGTATTTATCATGCAAGCTGCCTTGCCTGCTagtttagaaagaaaaatagttgattGTCGTTTTCTGTGGCTGAAGGTCCATAGTTGGGTAATCAGTTAGCATATCTTTATTaccatgttttgatttttttttttttactactgaAGCTTGTCGTGAGTGTTGTTATTGTTATATCTTTAAAACCAAGTTTCCCATCTGGCAGCAGTAAGCGGGTGTGTCTTTGGGCATAGAATCTATGTGCCCTCTGGTGTCACTTTAAAGaccatatttttaatcaaaggtTTAAAAAGCCACGAATGAAGGAAATAGGCCAACCTGGCAAATTTGGCCTATTTTGACTTCGATGTATGGATATATAAATCAATGCACATAACTTTacagtttgtttaattttgtatttcttaGTGTCTACTGGTTAAGAGAATTGGAGAATAGTTTATTGGAGTGCACATGGGGAGGGATGGAGGAAAGGCTACAGGATATAGATAACCTCGCTTAAGGACACTACCTAACTGATCATTAGATATGGTACCATataatttctttgattttatACCATTAACAACGGATTCACCTGATATCTTCTAATGTTTACACATGCACTTTGTTTTGGATGATATGAAAAGAACATCTGCATTTGATGGCAAACGTCAAATCTCTTGGTATCCAGTCACTATCCAATGCTAGCTTGCACTATATTCCCATGAACTCATATTATATTAAGGGCGTGAATATTTCTCTTTAGCACCTTTATAGGGTCTACCAGGTGTCATGAGTTCTGCTATTAATATTTTCCACATAATTGTTAGAGCACACAGCTAATTAGATAACAGTCTATACTTTGTCAAATCTTAAagaataattcaaagaaaatcaATCACTTTGGCATTTTATACGTTCTTTTCTTAAAATGTCAAATTAAAAGGATGTTTTCATGTAATAAATTTCTTGGGAGATTAGTTGGCTAGAGCCAAAGTCATTGGGTATAGAATTTGATTGAAAAAAGTTGGTATAACACAGTGAGAAGTATTAATTTTGTAagacttaaaaggtgatcaaaaCATGTTAATACTTAATGAAGTAGATTTAGTGAGTGTGATCCAACAAAATATGCTCGCTCAATTAACAAATGAAGAATCTTAAGTAGGACAACTAAATGATTGGCGTTTCGTTTTGAACGTAGCCTATAATTAGTTGTCAAAGAGGTGGAAGGTACATTGAATGTTTGATTTGATGGGTTTTCTGCTTGTTTCCTATCAAACAGAAAGAATGATTGGCAAGCAGCGGTTCGGTTGTTGCTTAGACAGTTGACATCAACAACAGCATAGACACACAGTTCACAGACCGTTAAACTACTTGCTTTCCTTTCTCATTTCTAGAAGCTAATATTGGTTTAATCCCAAATGCAAAACGTATCTACCTGCTATCTTGGATTGCAACATGTGTGACAACCTCTACCgtttacatatatatactaataataaaagaaataagaaattaattaaaaaattttaaaacatatttaaatacgagtctttcaaaataataaaagattcacattcacttttttaacatcttaataaaaaatttctaaataaataataaagtcatctcggctcaaacaaggccgCCTAAGActttatacaattaatatagaaatttATACCCCAATGTTACATCATATCACAGTATTGGGTCCCGACACCCTTCATCACAAGGtttcttaaagcaattcacaTAGTCATCtactcccccgaacacaaattaagttcaagatcatcacatgatccaaacacaaacaacacacagggaatAAGTTATcatattcctaactaatagagaaacaagacaactagatatacatatcatataaatgaaatacaacttacttaaacataactcacgtaattccaccactttgtcatttaaaattcacttttcaatcatcaatcacattacacatgaatcacacactccgatcaagacataataacacatcaatttcataatcaaCAATTTGCAAGTGTGTGCaacaattatgctaagacttAAGCATATATGCCATGTGATACCATATCAGTAAAAAATCACCTTGGGGCGCTTAAGAGTagataacaagacacaccacaacatgggtatgtcaggttactctcactaaataaaatcatagggagactagtcagggtcacactgctttgtgagaatgctccaaccatgtagGATCGACATAGACTTAAAGGAtcactcaaaccgggtgtatttacctccaaggcctacactctcaagagtccgtcagggcctctccctcttaattcaggtccaacccctaaaataattttttgcatgcagacactgcctataaattatacaatatccacgacctcacactcgtgttttaaacacgttt
This genomic interval from Glycine max cultivar Williams 82 chromosome 5, Glycine_max_v4.0, whole genome shotgun sequence contains the following:
- the LOC732556 gene encoding SEL-1 isoform X1, whose product is MGIVCDPYKTMAGPKPKLLFLIVILSLSASVGARPFVLILSQEDYKDDPPADPDSPAEWDEFAHGDAHKSEEDLDPGSWRPIFEPPAGDPQPLPESDAAYYSAVHKLMSGEPALIQDAGEEIAGLAVSGHPAAQSVLGFLWEMGLFRERSKGKAFLYHHFAAEGGNMQSKMALAYSYTRQDMLEKGVKLYGELAEVAVNSFLISKESPVIEAVRLHNGAEENKEALGKSKGEEDEDFQILEYQAQKGNAAAMYKVGLFYYFGLRGLRRDHSKALWWFLKAVEKGEPRSMELLGEIYARGAGVERNYTKALEWLTLASRHHLYSAYNGMGYLYVKGYGVDQKNYTKAKEYFEKAADNDEVGGHYNLGVMYLKGIGVKRDVKLACKFFVLAANHGQPKAFYQLAKIFHTGLGFKKNIPLATALYKLVAERGPWSSLSRWALESYLKGDIGKAFMLYSRMAEMGYEVAQSNAAWILDKYGERSMCMGESGFCTDAERHQRAHSLWWQASEQGNEHAALLIGDAYYYGRVCGLTMRNAVNSIYWPLCSLLPTTPFHFLVFFPPFCQGTARDYERAAEAYMHAKSQSNAQAMFNLGYMHEHGQGLPFDLHLAKRYYDEALDHDPAAKLPVTLALSSLWVRKNYADSFVVQVIDSLPELYPKLEAWVENVLLEEGNATILTLFVCLLTVLYLRERQRRQAAVAAGEVAQPNHPNELGVPAAPI
- the LOC732556 gene encoding SEL-1 precursor, with the translated sequence MAGPKPKLLFLIVILSLSASVGARPFVLILSQEDYKDDPPADPDSPAEWDEFAHGDAHKSEEDLDPGSWRPIFEPPAGDPQPLPESDAAYYSAVHKLMSGEPALIQDAGEEIAGLAVSGHPAAQSVLGFLWEMGLFRERSKGKAFLYHHFAAEGGNMQSKMALAYSYTRQDMLEKGVKLYGELAEVAVNSFLISKESPVIEAVRLHNGAEENKEALGKSKGEEDEDFQILEYQAQKGNAAAMYKVGLFYYFGLRGLRRDHSKALWWFLKAVEKGEPRSMELLGEIYARGAGVERNYTKALEWLTLASRHHLYSAYNGMGYLYVKGYGVDQKNYTKAKEYFEKAADNDEVGGHYNLGVMYLKGIGVKRDVKLACKFFVLAANHGQPKAFYQLAKIFHTGLGFKKNIPLATALYKLVAERGPWSSLSRWALESYLKGDIGKAFMLYSRMAEMGYEVAQSNAAWILDKYGERSMCMGESGFCTDAERHQRAHSLWWQASEQGNEHAALLIGDAYYYGRGTARDYERAAEAYMHAKSQSNAQAMFNLGYMHEHGQGLPFDLHLAKRYYDEALDHDPAAKLPVTLALSSLWVRKNYADSFVVQVIDSLPELYPKLEAWVENVLLEEGNATILTLFVCLLTVLYLRERQRRQAAVAAGEVAQPNHPNELGVPAAPI
- the LOC100820022 gene encoding uncharacterized protein, which translates into the protein MGNVASCTPSLTPNGVFKVLFLDGRLEAYTKPMRAAELMLEYSGQFVCDSSYLKVGHRIHGLLADDQLEKRKFYFLLPIELLFSVLTHEEMSSLNYKASRATKHASFNNLGKIFPVFSEFCMFPSELKRLEEADNQLQVVRDPEPAVKRYSKQRSWRPALETIDETL